A genomic segment from Luteolibacter ambystomatis encodes:
- the cas2 gene encoding CRISPR-associated endonuclease Cas2 codes for MDPNHYKMGWLMVAFDLPVKTKAERKRATDFRKFLLDDGFQMIQFSVYARPCVTFARQETHLRRIRLAVPEEGSIRAIYITKAQWERAYIIHGKPAKEAPPEEIPEQIQLW; via the coding sequence ATGGACCCGAACCACTACAAAATGGGCTGGCTGATGGTCGCCTTTGACCTGCCGGTCAAAACGAAAGCGGAACGGAAACGGGCCACCGATTTCCGGAAGTTCCTGCTCGATGATGGCTTCCAGATGATCCAGTTCAGCGTCTACGCCCGGCCCTGCGTGACCTTCGCCAGACAAGAAACCCACCTCCGGCGCATCCGGCTGGCTGTTCCTGAAGAAGGTTCGATCCGCGCGATCTACATCACCAAAGCCCAGTGGGAACGGGCCTACATCATCCACGGAAAACCGGCCAAAGAAGCCCCTCCAGAAGAAATTCCGGAACAAATCCAGCTCTGGTGA
- the dgt gene encoding dGTP triphosphohydrolase encodes MRNRFYQAWDFERRSGKTDEGDYRSPFQIDRDRVLHTPTFRRLQNKTQVFWSGEYDFYRTRLTHSLEVAQIGKAICHWLETRPDGPLEPDYTVDQDLVEAVCLSHDLGHPPFGHAGERTLNFLMRGHGGFEGNAQTLRLLTDRIFSARRTGMDPTRAFMDGVLKYKSLWTELKAATGAEPEHHFLYDEQHHHLDWAMGGNDFPLELPPGPVRDGFKSIECQIMDWADDTAYSLNDLSDSVRAGFLTISKIEAWAEANGVEKGEGTPLGDLIRAIRRKRVDPLVGRRIGSYIQATRLESDVNFLSGLTNRYRYHLAIDPDVKAESKLFKKLAFEVVFLSPQLKQLEHKGSRMLRQLWEVLGQRYVRGETIDGQDFQLLAADTVSEITAAPDENGRARLVCDFLAGMTDGYAARTYKRLFMPDFGSIGDLIG; translated from the coding sequence ATGCGCAACCGCTTCTATCAGGCTTGGGATTTCGAACGCCGCTCCGGCAAAACGGACGAGGGCGACTACCGCTCGCCTTTCCAGATCGACCGCGACCGCGTCCTGCACACGCCCACCTTCCGACGGTTGCAAAACAAGACCCAGGTCTTCTGGAGCGGGGAATACGATTTCTACCGCACCCGCCTGACCCACTCGCTGGAGGTGGCCCAGATCGGCAAGGCGATCTGCCACTGGTTGGAGACGCGTCCGGACGGTCCGTTGGAGCCGGACTACACCGTCGATCAGGATCTCGTCGAGGCCGTGTGCCTGTCGCACGACCTCGGCCACCCGCCCTTCGGTCATGCTGGCGAGCGCACGCTGAATTTCCTGATGCGCGGCCATGGTGGCTTCGAGGGAAATGCCCAGACGCTGCGCCTGCTTACCGACCGCATCTTCTCCGCCCGCCGAACCGGCATGGATCCGACCCGCGCCTTCATGGATGGCGTGCTGAAATACAAATCGCTCTGGACCGAGCTGAAGGCCGCCACCGGTGCCGAGCCGGAGCATCATTTCCTCTACGACGAGCAGCACCATCATCTCGACTGGGCGATGGGCGGGAACGATTTTCCGTTGGAGCTGCCACCCGGCCCGGTGCGGGATGGCTTCAAGTCGATCGAGTGCCAGATCATGGACTGGGCGGACGACACCGCCTATTCGCTGAACGACCTCTCCGACAGCGTCCGCGCCGGATTCCTCACGATCTCGAAGATTGAGGCGTGGGCGGAGGCGAACGGCGTGGAAAAAGGCGAGGGCACCCCGCTCGGCGATCTCATCCGCGCGATCCGCCGCAAGCGTGTCGATCCGCTCGTCGGCCGTCGCATCGGCTCCTACATCCAGGCCACCCGTCTGGAGTCGGACGTGAACTTTCTCAGCGGCCTCACCAACCGCTATCGCTACCACCTCGCCATCGATCCGGATGTGAAGGCGGAGTCGAAGCTCTTCAAGAAGCTCGCCTTCGAGGTGGTGTTCCTCTCACCGCAGCTCAAGCAGCTCGAGCACAAGGGCAGCCGCATGCTGCGCCAGCTTTGGGAAGTGCTCGGCCAGCGCTACGTCCGCGGCGAAACCATCGACGGCCAGGACTTCCAGCTTCTCGCCGCCGACACCGTTTCGGAAATCACCGCCGCTCCGGACGAGAACGGCCGCGCACGCCTCGTCTGCGACTTTCTCGCCGGCATGACGGACGGCTACGCCGCCCGCACCTACAAACGCCTCTTCATGCCGGACTTCGGCTCGATCGGGGATTTGATCGGGTGA
- a CDS encoding DUF4407 domain-containing protein, translating to MKSSPIKRLFFWLSGAGTETLEQCPAWEQRKYVAFGATVLVPCAFAFIACAYALSTLTQNPQVIYPVAAVWAFIILTIDRALIAGYRPYLSWTRKLSQFALRLCVAVLMGLTIAHPLVLLLFRDTVSAVIEKDRAAEVETVRGGFENEKTKIRGEITKLETAIAEQRQKWNETFQAKFILQETEDASSAIPGLTKEQQAELKNATDEATKPFRDRLATVDKQSEELTPLYTKVQSELGYWQAEYERELNGQRSGLKGEGPRARSIRSDQLDPRREESKRLGGLLEHVSAEKAKLQTQIREAEKGAIGTFEAHMKEIEAANKAEADRVAGLKRKVEEDQAGQFVTQQNALRETIKQQIDSRLKELSLTQDGLARISNEEATRLDAIRAEPRRDILTQTLALHRLFQSGAEGGVFAFYTYLVLTLLFMLVDTIPLVVKFFTKPGPYDSLVDRDEVTFDSEHKAFLQSHRRYMGQLAEGNLLAVTRNKRLENALVDGVEHSRAAREFLDSLIEMERAFSEKMHLEQEAAAAASPEKLAALEAIKRRFYEDMQHRMESFFAGQRAMS from the coding sequence ATGAAATCCAGCCCGATCAAACGACTCTTCTTCTGGCTCTCCGGCGCGGGCACCGAAACGCTCGAGCAATGCCCGGCCTGGGAGCAGCGCAAATACGTCGCCTTCGGCGCCACCGTGCTGGTGCCCTGCGCGTTCGCCTTCATCGCCTGCGCCTACGCCCTCTCCACCCTCACCCAGAACCCGCAGGTGATCTATCCGGTGGCGGCGGTGTGGGCGTTCATCATTCTAACGATCGACCGCGCCCTGATCGCGGGCTACCGGCCCTATCTCTCATGGACGCGGAAGTTGTCCCAGTTCGCGCTGCGTCTATGCGTGGCGGTGCTGATGGGACTGACCATCGCCCACCCGCTGGTGCTGCTCCTTTTCCGCGACACCGTCTCCGCGGTGATCGAGAAGGACCGCGCCGCCGAGGTGGAGACCGTGCGTGGCGGATTCGAAAACGAGAAGACGAAGATCCGCGGGGAGATCACCAAGCTGGAAACCGCCATCGCCGAGCAGCGCCAGAAGTGGAACGAAACCTTCCAGGCCAAGTTCATCCTGCAGGAGACCGAGGATGCCTCCTCCGCCATTCCCGGCCTGACCAAGGAACAGCAGGCGGAATTGAAAAATGCCACCGACGAGGCGACCAAACCCTTCCGCGACCGTCTCGCGACCGTCGATAAACAGTCCGAGGAACTCACCCCGCTCTATACCAAGGTCCAGAGCGAACTGGGCTACTGGCAGGCCGAGTATGAGCGCGAGCTCAACGGCCAGCGTTCCGGCCTGAAGGGCGAAGGTCCGCGCGCACGCTCGATCCGCTCCGACCAGCTCGACCCGCGCCGCGAGGAATCGAAGCGCCTCGGCGGCCTGCTGGAACACGTCTCCGCCGAGAAGGCCAAACTCCAGACCCAGATCCGCGAAGCCGAAAAGGGCGCCATCGGTACCTTCGAAGCCCACATGAAGGAAATCGAGGCCGCCAACAAAGCGGAAGCCGACCGCGTGGCCGGGCTCAAGCGCAAGGTGGAGGAGGACCAGGCCGGCCAATTCGTCACCCAACAGAACGCCTTGCGTGAAACCATCAAGCAGCAGATCGATAGCCGCTTGAAGGAACTCTCCCTGACCCAGGATGGACTGGCCCGCATTTCCAATGAGGAAGCCACCCGCCTCGACGCCATCCGCGCGGAGCCCCGCCGCGACATCCTCACGCAAACACTCGCTCTGCACCGCCTCTTCCAAAGCGGCGCGGAGGGCGGCGTCTTCGCCTTCTACACCTATCTGGTACTCACGCTCCTGTTCATGCTGGTGGACACCATCCCGCTAGTTGTGAAGTTCTTCACCAAGCCCGGTCCCTACGATTCGCTGGTGGATCGTGACGAAGTCACCTTCGACTCCGAGCACAAGGCGTTCCTCCAAAGCCACCGCCGCTACATGGGCCAGCTTGCCGAGGGCAACCTGCTCGCCGTCACCCGCAACAAGCGCCTCGAAAACGCGCTGGTGGATGGCGTGGAGCATTCCCGCGCCGCGCGTGAGTTCCTCGATTCGCTGATCGAGATGGAACGCGCGTTCTCGGAGAAGATGCACCTCGAACAGGAAGCCGCCGCAGCCGCCTCGCCGGAAAAGCTGGCCGCGCTGGAAGCGATCAAGCGCCGCTTCTATGAAGACATGCAGCACCGCATGGAAAGCTTCTTCGCGGGACAGAGAGCCATGTCATAA
- a CDS encoding class I SAM-dependent methyltransferase yields MAAQIRAVASYQSLEAEFHDPFWEAEGPSVELPLLQTFLAHFPGPSLEVGCGSGRLLIPLLLEGFEVEGLEPSADMMALCRKKTAVIGLEPVLHAGTVEDFKSDTLYSAIVVPAFTLQLCPDPALALQCIAGLLKPEGGLYLTVFTPDAELEGDLPENEWYPDHEVRLPDGRIGGLETRHRMDPANRTLQREHRYTLMDAERNPLATHECSQTLRWFEPDELHALLVAAGFEHFEGIAEFEETCAFPEEADAQILTVIARRS; encoded by the coding sequence ATGGCCGCACAGATTCGCGCCGTGGCCAGCTACCAGTCTCTCGAAGCCGAATTCCACGATCCTTTCTGGGAGGCGGAAGGACCGTCCGTGGAACTGCCGTTGCTCCAGACGTTCCTTGCCCACTTCCCGGGGCCATCGCTGGAGGTCGGATGCGGCTCGGGCCGCTTGTTGATTCCGCTGCTTCTGGAGGGCTTCGAAGTGGAAGGGCTGGAGCCATCCGCGGACATGATGGCGCTGTGCCGGAAGAAAACGGCGGTGATCGGCCTGGAGCCGGTACTGCATGCCGGCACGGTGGAGGATTTCAAATCGGATACGCTCTATTCCGCGATCGTCGTTCCGGCCTTCACGCTCCAGCTATGCCCCGACCCCGCGCTGGCGCTGCAGTGCATCGCCGGATTGCTGAAGCCGGAAGGAGGACTCTATCTCACCGTGTTCACACCGGATGCGGAGTTGGAAGGCGATCTGCCGGAGAACGAATGGTATCCCGATCACGAGGTGCGGTTGCCGGACGGGCGGATCGGCGGGTTGGAAACCAGGCACCGGATGGATCCCGCAAACCGCACGCTCCAACGCGAACACCGTTACACGCTGATGGATGCGGAGCGGAATCCGCTGGCGACGCATGAATGCTCGCAGACGCTGCGCTGGTTCGAACCTGATGAACTGCACGCGCTGCTGGTCGCCGCGGGCTTCGAGCACTTCGAAGGCATCGCCGAGTTCGAAGAAACATGCGCGTTTCCGGAAGAAGCAGACGCACAGATCCTCACGGTGATCGCACGCAGAAGCTGA
- a CDS encoding hemolysin family protein: MSIFSLITLLAVEGGHEAPHELPSLGVCLLYLLGIVFFLLLNAFFVASEFAIVKVRPSQLETGNKDRPTRMSTAQHVVGHLDGYLSATQLGITIASLALGFLGEPFVEALVNPLLLMIGVPAKVGSIISFILAIGSFTFLHVVIGELLPKSIAIRKAVVTTLLLAAPLHVFYKTFKWGIAMLNGTANWLLKVIFRIDPVSEGEHVHSAAELALLFAESERAQEVTETEREILINALELNELWVRDVMTPRARVVALDADQPFEKALEIAQRSKHTRFPLIKGHLDHAIGLIHIKDLLKLVSQPDPDLMRIKRELKIVPDTMPLDTLLKFFLREHAHLAMVVDEFGTPVGIVFLDNVIEELVGDIQDEFDNERSSFNRINDDEFVIEGTMTLNDLSGYVEELYLESGEVTTVGGYITQQLGRFPEPGETIEILGYEAKVTSTDGRRVGQVHFRKLPESSDESEASEPEEVLAGKEAE; this comes from the coding sequence ATGTCCATTTTCTCCCTCATCACCCTGCTCGCCGTGGAAGGCGGGCACGAAGCGCCTCATGAGCTGCCATCGCTCGGCGTCTGCCTGCTCTACCTGCTGGGCATCGTCTTCTTCCTGCTGCTGAACGCCTTCTTCGTGGCTTCGGAATTCGCGATCGTGAAGGTCCGTCCGAGCCAGCTGGAGACCGGCAACAAGGACAGGCCGACCCGCATGAGCACCGCCCAGCATGTGGTGGGGCATCTCGATGGCTACCTTTCCGCCACCCAGCTCGGCATCACCATCGCCTCGCTGGCGCTCGGTTTCCTTGGTGAGCCGTTCGTTGAGGCGCTGGTCAATCCGCTGTTGTTGATGATTGGCGTGCCCGCGAAGGTGGGCTCGATCATTTCCTTCATCCTGGCGATCGGCTCCTTCACCTTCCTGCACGTGGTGATCGGCGAGCTGCTGCCGAAATCCATCGCCATCCGCAAGGCGGTCGTCACCACCTTGTTGCTGGCCGCGCCGCTGCATGTGTTTTACAAGACCTTCAAATGGGGTATCGCGATGCTCAACGGCACTGCGAACTGGCTGCTGAAGGTGATCTTCCGCATCGATCCGGTCAGCGAGGGCGAGCATGTCCACTCCGCGGCCGAGCTGGCGCTGCTCTTCGCCGAGAGCGAGCGCGCCCAGGAAGTGACCGAAACCGAGCGCGAGATCCTGATCAACGCGCTGGAGCTGAACGAACTCTGGGTCCGCGACGTGATGACGCCGCGCGCCCGCGTGGTGGCGCTCGATGCCGACCAGCCCTTCGAGAAAGCGCTGGAAATCGCCCAGCGCAGCAAGCACACCCGTTTCCCGCTGATCAAGGGCCACCTCGACCACGCCATCGGCCTGATCCATATCAAGGACCTGCTCAAGCTGGTCAGCCAGCCGGATCCGGATCTGATGCGGATCAAGCGCGAGCTGAAGATCGTGCCGGACACCATGCCGCTCGACACGCTGCTCAAGTTCTTCCTGCGTGAGCACGCGCATCTGGCAATGGTCGTGGACGAGTTCGGCACACCCGTTGGCATCGTGTTCCTCGACAATGTGATCGAGGAGCTGGTGGGCGACATCCAGGACGAGTTCGACAACGAACGTTCCTCGTTCAACCGCATCAATGACGATGAATTCGTCATCGAAGGCACGATGACCCTCAACGACCTCAGCGGCTACGTGGAGGAACTCTATCTGGAAAGCGGCGAGGTCACCACCGTGGGCGGCTACATCACCCAGCAGCTCGGCCGCTTCCCGGAGCCCGGCGAGACGATCGAGATCCTCGGCTATGAGGCGAAGGTGACCAGCACCGACGGCCGCCGCGTGGGCCAGGTCCACTTCCGCAAGCTGCCGGAATCGAGCGACGAGTCCGAAGCCTCCGAACCGGAAGAAGTGCTGGCTGGCAAGGAAGCGGAGTAA
- a CDS encoding FmdB family zinc ribbon protein: MPIYEYVSEAPEDPERSCRICARGFELRRPVDRAPLEKCPLCKHPVKKVISRVNTPKIAKPLSISDAKAAGFTVLERRDKGVYEKL; the protein is encoded by the coding sequence ATGCCCATCTACGAATACGTTTCAGAAGCTCCTGAGGATCCCGAACGATCGTGCCGCATCTGCGCCCGAGGGTTCGAGCTGCGCCGCCCTGTAGACCGCGCGCCGCTGGAGAAGTGTCCGTTGTGCAAGCACCCGGTGAAGAAAGTCATCTCCCGGGTCAATACTCCCAAAATCGCCAAGCCGCTGTCCATCAGCGATGCCAAGGCCGCGGGATTCACCGTCCTCGAAAGACGCGACAAAGGCGTCTACGAGAAACTCTGA